A single genomic interval of Electrophorus electricus isolate fEleEle1 chromosome 2, fEleEle1.pri, whole genome shotgun sequence harbors:
- the tbk1 gene encoding serine/threonine-protein kinase TBK1 gives MQSTTNYLWLISDLLGQGATANVYRGRHKKTGDLYAVKVFNNLSFLRPLDVQMREFEVLKKLNHKNIVKLFAVEEESNARHKVLVMEYCPYGSLYTVLEEPSNAYGLPEDEFLIVLQDVVAGMNHLREYGIVHRDIKPGNIMRVIGEDGRSVYKLTDFGAARELEDDEQFVSLYGTEEYLHPDMYERAVLRKDHQKKYGATVDLWSIGVTFYHAATGSLPFRPYEGPRRNKEVMYKIITEKPPGAISGQQKFENGKIEWSTEMPISCSLSKGLQSLLTPVLANILEADQEKCWGFDQFFAETSDILHRTVIYVFSLQQATLHHVYIHTYNTATLFQELLFRRTNISIPNQELMYEGRRLVLETNRQAQTFPRTTRDNPIMLLSRDLLTTVGLIFEDPSPPKVQPRYDLDLDASYAKTFAGDVGHLWKTSESLLVYQELVRKGVRGLIELMKEDFSDTAHKKAEVFHMCNHCNQTLEKTEQLCEVLMQGNMLSTEYDEISDLRKKVLRLSASLGSMDQTMQDIKNKFLPGGTLTDTWTQQVGTHPEDRNVEKIKVLLDAITAIYQQFKKDKAERRLPYNEEQIHKFDKQKLVYHATKARTLFTEECAMKYRLFISKSEEWMRKVHHVRKQLLSLAGQFMNMEQEVTMIIQRVYKLLEQLPQKIIPMASSGIKPQAYLSQSTLVEMTLGMKKLKEEMEGVVKELAENNLFLERFGTLTLDGGLRNVDRV, from the exons ATGCAGAGTACAACTAACTACTTGTGGTTGATCTCAGACCTGCTGGGACAGGGTGCCACAGCAAACGTATACCGTGGCAGGCACAAG AAAACAGGCGACCTATATGCCGTCAAGGTGTTTAACAACCTTAGCTTCCTACGCCCTCTGGATGTGCAGATGCGGGAGTTTGAGGTGCTGAAGAAGCTCAACCACAAGAACATTGTCAAGCTCTTTGCCGTGGAGGAGGAG TCAAACGCACGTCACAAGGTCCTGGTTATGGAATACTGTCCGTATGGCAGTCTGTACACAGTCCTGGAGGAACCATCGAATGCATATGGCCTCCCTGAAGATGAGTTCCTCATTGTGCTACAGGATGTTG TGGCCGGAATGAACCACCTCCGGGAGTACGGAATAGTCCACAGGGACATTAAGCCGGGAAACATCATGCGCGTGATCGGTGAGGATGGACGGTCAGTCTACAAGCTGACAGATTTTGGTGCAGCGCGAGAACTGGAGGATGATGAGCAGTTCGTGTCACTGTATGGCACTGAGGAGTACCTG CACCCAGACATGTATGAGCGGGCGGTATTGAGAAAGGACCATCAGAAGAAGTACGGTGCCACAGTGGATTTGTGGAGCATCGGCGTGACCTTCTACCACGCTGCCACTGGCAGTCTGCCGTTCAGGCCTTACGAAGGCCCACGCAGGAACAAAGAAGTCAT GTATAAGATAATTACAGAAAAGCCACCAGGGGCCATCTCAGGACAGCAGAAGTTTGAGAATGGGAAGATTGAGTGGAGCACAGAGATGCCAATATCCTGCAGCCTCTCCAA AGGCCTGCAGAGTCTTCTGACCCCAGTGCTGGCAAATATACTGGAGGCAGACCAGGAGAAGTGCTGGGGCTTTGACCAGTTCTTCGCCGAGACCAGTGACATTCTGCATCGCACAGTGATCTATGTCTTCAGCCTACAGCAAGCCACGCTGCACCACGTCTACATCCACACATACAACAC AGCGACTCTCTTCCAGGAGCTACTCTTCAGACGGACCAATATCAGCATCCCGAACCAGGAGCTGATGTATGAGGGCAGGCGCCTGGTGCTGGAAACAAACCGGCAGGCGCAGACATTCCCTCGCACCACCCGGGACAACCCCATCATGCTGCTCAGCAGAGATCTCCTCACTACCGTTGGCCTCATCTTTGAAGATC cGAGCCCTCCCAAAGTACAACCTCGCTATGACCTGGACCTGGATGCCAGCTATGCCAAG ACCTTTGCAGGAGATGTAGGCCACCTATGGAAAACCTCTGAGTCGTTGCTTGTCTATCAGGAGCTGGTGAGGAAAGGAGTCAGGGGTCTCAT AGAGCTCATGAAGGAGGACTTTAGTGACACAGCCCACAAGAAAGCTGAGGTTTTCCACATGTGTAACCACTGCAACCAGACACTGGAAAAGACTGAACAGCT GTGTGAAGTGCTAATGCAGGGCAACATGTTATCAACAGAATATGACGAAATCTCAGACTTGCGCAAGAAAGTCCTACGA CTTTCTGCGTCACTTGGTTCAATGGATCAGACAATGCAAGACATCAAAAACAAGTTCCTTCCTGGAGGCACATTAACAGACACGTGGACACAGCAAGTGGGCACACACCCTGAAGACAGAAA TGTGGAGAAGATAAAGGTTCTTCTCGATGCCATTACAGCGATCTACCAACAATTCAAAAAGGACAAAGCTGAACGAC GTCTACCTTACAACGAAGAACAAATCCACAAGTTTGACAA GCAGAAACTGGTTTACCACGCCACCAAAGCCCGCACCCTATTCACAGAGGAGTGTGCTATGAAGTACCGTCTGTTCATCTCCAAGAGTGAGGAGTGGATGAG GAAGGTGCACCATGTTAGGAAGCAGCTGCTATCACTGGCAGGCCAGTTCATGAACATGGAGCAGGAGGTGACGATGATCATACAGCGAGTGTACAAG CTTCTTGAACAGCTGCCACAGAAAATCATCCCCATGGCATCAAGTGGTATCAAACCCCAGGCATACCTCAGCCAGAGCACTCTAGTGGAGATGACCCTGGG GATGAAGAAACtaaaggaggagatggagggggTAGTCAAAGAGCTGGCAGAGAACAATCTCTTTCTGGAGAG GTTTGGCACTTTGACACTAGATGGTGGATTAAGAAATGTGGACAGAGTCTGA